From a region of the Erythrobacter neustonensis genome:
- a CDS encoding BLUF domain-containing protein, producing the protein MLSQYLYISTAPTLPREEVDAILAASARNNPERGITGLLLFNGRNFLQLLEGEEREVTALMDTITADPRHSGVSVLDKRTIEARACPDWAMKRVLIAESIANRRDMLERELPEGLEPDLRKMIVNFAVLN; encoded by the coding sequence GTGCTCAGTCAGTATCTTTACATCAGCACCGCGCCGACCCTGCCGCGCGAGGAGGTGGACGCCATCCTCGCTGCGAGCGCGCGGAACAACCCGGAACGCGGGATCACGGGGCTGCTGCTGTTCAATGGCCGCAACTTCCTCCAACTGCTTGAAGGAGAGGAGCGCGAGGTGACCGCGTTGATGGACACGATCACCGCCGATCCGCGCCATTCGGGGGTCTCGGTGCTCGACAAGCGCACGATCGAAGCGCGCGCCTGCCCCGATTGGGCGATGAAACGCGTGTTGATTGCCGAAAGCATCGCCAATCGGCGCGATATGCTCGAACGCGAATTGCCCGAAGGGCTGGAGCCCGATCTGCGCAAGATGATCGTCAATTTCGCGGTTCTGAACTGA
- the rho gene encoding transcription termination factor Rho has product MHLKDLKRKTPAELVAMAEELGVEGASTMRRQDLLFSILRELAEDEEYEEKIMGIGTIEVLQDGFGFLRSPEANYLAGPDDIYVSPNQVRRWGLRTGDTVEGEIRAPREGERYFALTTLAKVNFDDPEAVRLRTNFDNLTPLYPDSKLSLDTLDPTVKDKSARVIDIIAPQGKGQRALIVAPPRTGKTVLLQNIAKAITDNHPEVFLIVLLVDERPEEVTDMQRSVKGEVISSTFDEPANRHVQVAEMVIEKAKRLVEHKHDVVILLDSITRLGRAYNTVVPSSGKVLTGGVDANALQRPKRFFGAARNIEEGGSLSIIATALIDTGSRMDEVIFEEFKGTGNSEIVLDRKVSDKRIFPALDVGKSGTRKEELLVQKDNLSKMWVLRRILMQMGTVDAMEFLLDKMKDSKTNEDFFATMNQ; this is encoded by the coding sequence ATGCATCTCAAAGACCTCAAGCGAAAGACCCCGGCCGAACTGGTCGCGATGGCGGAAGAACTCGGCGTCGAGGGCGCCTCAACCATGCGCCGGCAGGATCTGCTCTTCTCGATCCTGCGCGAACTGGCCGAGGACGAGGAATACGAAGAAAAGATCATGGGGATCGGCACCATCGAGGTGCTGCAGGACGGCTTCGGCTTCCTGCGCAGCCCCGAGGCGAACTACCTTGCCGGGCCGGACGATATTTATGTCTCGCCCAACCAGGTCCGCCGCTGGGGCCTGCGCACGGGTGACACGGTCGAAGGCGAAATCCGCGCGCCGCGCGAAGGCGAACGCTATTTTGCGCTGACCACGCTCGCCAAGGTCAATTTCGACGATCCCGAAGCGGTGCGTCTGCGCACCAATTTCGACAACCTCACCCCGCTCTATCCCGACAGCAAACTGAGCCTCGACACGCTCGACCCGACGGTGAAGGACAAGAGCGCGCGGGTGATCGACATCATCGCGCCGCAGGGCAAGGGCCAGCGCGCGCTGATCGTCGCACCGCCGCGCACCGGCAAGACCGTGCTGCTGCAGAACATCGCCAAGGCGATCACTGACAACCACCCCGAGGTGTTCCTGATCGTCCTGCTGGTCGACGAACGCCCCGAGGAAGTCACCGACATGCAGCGTTCGGTGAAGGGCGAGGTGATCTCCTCGACCTTCGACGAGCCGGCCAACCGCCACGTGCAAGTTGCTGAAATGGTGATCGAAAAGGCCAAGCGTCTGGTCGAGCACAAGCATGACGTGGTCATCCTGCTCGATTCGATCACGCGTCTGGGCCGTGCTTACAACACCGTGGTGCCGTCCTCGGGCAAGGTGCTGACCGGCGGTGTCGATGCCAACGCATTGCAGCGGCCCAAGCGCTTCTTCGGTGCCGCGCGCAACATCGAGGAAGGCGGCAGCCTTTCGATCATCGCCACCGCGCTGATCGACACCGGCAGCCGCATGGACGAAGTGATCTTCGAAGAGTTCAAGGGCACCGGCAACAGCGAAATCGTGCTCGACCGCAAGGTTTCGGACAAGCGCATCTTCCCCGCATTGGATGTCGGCAAGTCGGGCACCCGCAAGGAAGAACTGCTGGTCCAGAAGGACAATCTGTCGAAGATGTGGGTGCTACGCCGCATCCTGATGCAGATGGGCACCGTAGATGCGATGGAATTCCTGCTCGACAAGATGAAGGATTCCAAGACAAACGAAGATTTCTTCGCGACGATGAACCAGTAA
- a CDS encoding CopD family protein encodes MQELLSSIYLFLKSGHVIFMVFWLAGLFMLPRQCIYMLDHLPGSPGEAKWATRMGKLRTIILTPSLIIVWVLGLSMAYGGGWFASGWLHAKLTLVLVLTGYHGWLVAQTKKMARGERPLSEKTLRMIGEVPGLLLVLIVLLVYLKPF; translated from the coding sequence ATGCAGGAATTGCTTTCGTCGATCTATCTGTTCCTGAAATCGGGCCATGTGATCTTCATGGTGTTCTGGCTTGCCGGGCTGTTCATGCTGCCGCGCCAGTGCATCTACATGCTCGACCACCTGCCCGGTTCGCCCGGCGAAGCAAAGTGGGCGACGCGGATGGGCAAGCTGCGCACAATCATCCTCACGCCTTCACTGATCATCGTCTGGGTGCTTGGGTTGAGCATGGCTTACGGCGGCGGGTGGTTCGCCTCGGGCTGGCTGCACGCCAAGCTGACGCTGGTGCTGGTGCTGACCGGCTATCATGGCTGGCTGGTCGCGCAGACGAAGAAGATGGCGCGGGGCGAACGCCCGCTGTCCGAAAAGACGCTGCGGATGATCGGCGAGGTGCCGGGCCTGTTGCTCGTGCTGATCGTGCTGCTGGTCTATCTCAAGCCCTTCTGA
- the hemE gene encoding uroporphyrinogen decarboxylase, translating to MPGPLLDTLKGHRQPVPPVWLMRQAGRYLPEYRELRADKGGFLELVYDSEAAAEITVQPLRRFGFDGAILFSDILIVPHAMGQGLQFLAGEGPHLSPTLLEVELDSFTPAFERFEPVYETVRRTRAMIGPQVTMLGFAGSPWTVATYMIAGQGSKDQGAARLLAYRDPARMQAIIDAIVEVSVVYLRGQIDAGAEAVQLFDSWAGSLAPDQFEKWVIAPNAAITAKLKQSHPDTPVIGFPKGSGAKLPAYARETGVDAVGLDETLDPAWAHASLPAGMPVQGNFDPLLLEAGGPAMAARVKTIVDAFEDRPHVFNLGHGIGQFTPIPHVEELLRALRG from the coding sequence ATGCCCGGTCCGCTTCTCGACACGCTCAAAGGTCACCGCCAACCTGTGCCGCCCGTATGGCTGATGCGTCAGGCCGGGCGCTATCTGCCTGAATATCGGGAACTTCGTGCGGACAAGGGCGGCTTTCTCGAGCTCGTCTATGACAGCGAGGCCGCTGCCGAGATCACGGTTCAGCCTCTGCGGCGGTTCGGGTTCGACGGGGCGATCCTGTTTTCCGACATCCTGATCGTGCCGCACGCGATGGGGCAGGGGCTGCAATTTCTCGCCGGGGAAGGGCCGCATCTCTCACCCACCCTGCTCGAGGTCGAGCTCGACAGCTTCACCCCCGCGTTCGAGCGGTTCGAGCCGGTTTACGAAACCGTGCGCCGCACGCGGGCGATGATCGGGCCGCAGGTGACCATGCTCGGCTTTGCGGGGAGCCCCTGGACGGTCGCGACCTACATGATCGCAGGTCAGGGCTCCAAGGATCAGGGCGCAGCGCGGCTGCTTGCCTACCGCGATCCTGCGCGGATGCAGGCGATCATCGATGCGATCGTCGAGGTGTCGGTGGTCTATCTGCGCGGTCAGATAGATGCCGGCGCGGAAGCGGTGCAATTGTTCGATAGCTGGGCAGGGAGCCTCGCGCCCGACCAGTTCGAAAAATGGGTGATCGCACCCAACGCCGCGATCACTGCCAAACTGAAGCAGTCGCACCCCGATACGCCCGTGATCGGCTTCCCGAAAGGTTCGGGCGCGAAGCTGCCCGCCTATGCGCGCGAAACCGGGGTGGACGCGGTCGGGCTTGACGAGACGCTCGACCCCGCCTGGGCCCATGCCAGCCTGCCTGCCGGAATGCCGGTGCAGGGCAATTTCGATCCGCTGCTGCTCGAAGCGGGCGGCCCGGCAATGGCCGCGCGGGTCAAAACGATCGTCGATGCCTTCGAGGATCGCCCCCATGTCTTTAACCTTGGCCACGGAATCGGGCAGTTCACCCCCATTCCCCACGTCGAGGAATTGCTTCGCGCGTTAAGAGGCTGA
- a CDS encoding pyruvate, water dikinase regulatory protein, translating into MNRLNLHLVSDSTGETLEMIAKAALAQFDNPTVSRHFWPMVRSLQHLDRIVPELAAHPGLVFYTLVNPDTRTRLEEHCRMLGLPAVPVLDQVTAALEAQLGQAAQGRPGRQHMMDENYFKRVEAIQYTIAHDDGLAHEDWEEADILLVGVSRSSKTPTSIYLANRGYKVANIPLVVESPPPQTLYRLRHPLVVGLTTSPERLIQIRRNRLLSLNEATETAYVDNDKVKAELQFARRLFGDNGWPVIDVTRRSIEETAAAIIRLAQDRDRKPASEGGTGKPI; encoded by the coding sequence ATGAACCGACTCAATCTGCATCTGGTGTCGGATTCGACCGGCGAGACCCTCGAAATGATCGCCAAGGCGGCGCTGGCGCAGTTCGATAACCCGACAGTGAGCCGCCATTTCTGGCCGATGGTGCGCTCGCTCCAGCATCTCGATCGGATCGTTCCCGAGCTCGCCGCGCATCCGGGGCTGGTATTCTATACGCTGGTGAACCCCGACACGCGCACGCGGCTGGAGGAGCATTGCCGCATGCTGGGCCTGCCCGCGGTCCCCGTGCTCGATCAGGTCACCGCCGCGCTCGAGGCGCAGCTTGGCCAGGCCGCGCAGGGGCGCCCGGGTCGCCAGCACATGATGGACGAGAATTACTTCAAACGCGTCGAGGCGATCCAGTACACGATCGCGCATGACGATGGCCTTGCGCACGAGGATTGGGAGGAAGCCGATATCCTCCTGGTGGGTGTATCGCGTTCATCGAAAACGCCGACCTCGATCTATCTCGCCAACCGCGGCTACAAGGTCGCCAATATTCCGCTCGTGGTTGAAAGCCCCCCGCCCCAGACTTTGTACCGGCTGCGGCATCCGCTGGTGGTGGGCCTGACCACCAGCCCTGAACGGCTGATCCAGATCCGCCGCAACCGTCTGCTGTCGCTCAACGAAGCGACCGAAACCGCCTATGTCGACAACGACAAGGTCAAGGCCGAGCTGCAATTCGCGCGGCGATTGTTCGGCGACAATGGCTGGCCGGTGATCGACGTCACCCGACGCTCGATCGAGGAGACCGCCGCGGCGATCATCCGTCTGGCGCAGGACCGCGACCGCAAACCCGCCAGCGAAGGCGGCACGGGAAAACCGATATGA
- a CDS encoding Maf family protein, with the protein MTLVLASKSASRRAMLDAAGVAYLSIPADIDERAVEAGLHGALPADIAEALSVAKAAAVAADHPDALVLGSDSLVVCDRRRFDKPASREEAAEHLRFFSGRVIELHSAAALVKDGGCVWSHASLARLRVRALSEEFIEHYLGLEWPAIGHTVGAFRIEGPGVQLFDSIEGDQFTVLGMPLLPLLGALREEGVLIA; encoded by the coding sequence ATGACACTTGTTCTTGCCAGCAAATCCGCTTCGCGCCGCGCGATGCTCGACGCCGCAGGGGTCGCCTATCTGAGCATCCCCGCCGATATCGACGAGCGCGCGGTCGAAGCCGGGCTGCACGGCGCCCTGCCCGCCGACATTGCCGAGGCGCTGAGCGTCGCCAAGGCGGCGGCGGTGGCCGCAGATCACCCGGATGCGCTGGTGCTGGGGTCGGATTCGCTGGTGGTGTGCGATCGCCGCCGCTTCGACAAGCCTGCAAGCCGTGAAGAGGCCGCCGAGCATCTGCGGTTCTTCTCGGGCCGGGTGATCGAGCTTCATTCGGCAGCGGCACTGGTGAAGGACGGCGGCTGCGTGTGGAGCCATGCGAGCCTCGCGCGGCTTCGGGTGCGCGCGCTTTCGGAGGAATTCATCGAACATTATCTTGGCCTTGAATGGCCCGCGATCGGCCACACGGTCGGCGCGTTCAGGATCGAGGGGCCGGGGGTGCAATTGTTCGATTCGATCGAGGGCGACCAGTTCACCGTGCTCGGCATGCCACTGCTGCCACTGCTCGGCGCGCTGCGCGAAGAGGGAGTGCTGATCGCATGA
- the aroE gene encoding shikimate dehydrogenase: MTRPYAEVIGDPIAQSKSPAIHGFWLEKLGIDAEYRACYVTAEQLPDYLAARRGDPDWRGCNVTMPHKQAVIGLLGRIDPLAQSIGAVNTITRAGDGALVGSNTDAAGFLEPLADDLAATHYFRMARIIGTGGAARAVIAALADKGFTLVVAGRDPGKARALLDELAAGGEHHAIALSHFADPTDFAFDDREACLDLVINASSLGMVGQPPLPFDWSHAPPGSIAYDIVTAPRDTPFLQGARAKGLRTVDGLAMLIGQAAAAFEKFFGKSPPREHDAALREMLTR; the protein is encoded by the coding sequence ATGACCAGGCCCTATGCCGAGGTGATCGGCGATCCGATCGCACAATCGAAATCGCCCGCGATCCACGGGTTCTGGCTCGAAAAGCTCGGGATCGATGCCGAATATCGCGCGTGCTATGTCACAGCGGAGCAATTGCCCGATTACCTTGCCGCGCGGCGCGGCGATCCCGATTGGCGCGGGTGCAATGTCACCATGCCGCACAAACAGGCGGTGATCGGGCTCTTGGGGCGGATCGATCCGCTGGCGCAGAGCATCGGTGCGGTCAACACCATTACCCGCGCGGGCGACGGTGCGCTGGTAGGCAGCAACACCGATGCCGCAGGCTTTCTCGAACCGCTCGCCGACGATCTTGCCGCGACGCATTATTTCCGCATGGCACGGATCATCGGCACCGGCGGCGCGGCGCGCGCGGTGATCGCGGCGCTGGCGGATAAGGGCTTTACGCTGGTGGTCGCGGGCCGCGATCCGGGCAAGGCGCGCGCGCTGCTCGATGAACTTGCCGCGGGCGGAGAGCATCACGCGATCGCGCTCAGCCATTTTGCCGATCCCACCGACTTCGCCTTCGACGACCGCGAGGCGTGTCTCGATCTCGTTATCAACGCCTCCAGCCTCGGGATGGTGGGGCAGCCCCCCCTGCCCTTCGACTGGAGCCACGCCCCGCCCGGCAGCATCGCCTATGACATCGTCACCGCGCCGCGCGACACGCCGTTCCTGCAAGGCGCGCGCGCGAAGGGGCTACGCACGGTCGACGGGCTCGCCATGCTGATCGGCCAGGCCGCCGCGGCGTTCGAAAAGTTCTTCGGCAAATCCCCGCCGCGCGAACATGATGCGGCCTTGCGCGAAATGCTCACCCGATGA